A single region of the Micropterus dolomieu isolate WLL.071019.BEF.003 ecotype Adirondacks linkage group LG18, ASM2129224v1, whole genome shotgun sequence genome encodes:
- the snrpc gene encoding U1 small nuclear ribonucleoprotein C, which translates to MPKFYCDYCDTYLTHDSPSVRKTHCSGRKHKENVKDYYQKWMEEQAQSLIDKTTAAFQQGKIPPTPFPGGPPPGGPPRPGMLPTPPMGGPPMMPMMGPPPHGMMPGGPGGMRPPMGGPMQMMPGPPHMMRHPRPMMMPVRPGMMRPDR; encoded by the exons ATGCCTAA gTTTTACTGTGATTATTGTGATACCTACCTTACACATGATTCG CCTTCAGTGAGGAAGACTCACTGCAGTGGCcgaaaacacaaagaaaatgtgaaagacTACTACCAGAAATGGATGGAGGAGCAGGCACAGAGCCTGATCGATAAAACAA CGGCTGCCTTTCAACAGGGAAAGATTCCTCCCACGCCGTTCCCTGGTGGCCCTCCCCCAG GTGGTCCTCCTCGCCCAGGCATGCTACCAACACCCCCTATGGGAGGTCCCCCTATGATGCCCATGATGGGGCCTCCACCACACGGAATGATGCCCGGTGGACCTG GAGGCATGAGGCCGCCAATGGGAGGACCCATGCAGATGATGCCAGGACCACCACACATGATGCGTCATCCTCGACCGATGATGATGCCTGTCAGGCCGGGCATGATGCGACCAGACAGATAA
- the ilrun gene encoding protein ILRUN, with translation MEGTDMDVDAELMQKFSCMGTTDKDVLISEFQRLLGFQLNPAGCAFFLDMTNWNLQAAIGAYYDFESPSVNTPSMSFVEDVTIGEGESVPPDTPFTKTWRIQNTGAESWPPGVCLKYIGGDQFGHVNTVMVKSLDPQEISDVSVQMRSPSAPGMYQGQWRMCTASGLFYGDVIWVILSVEIGGLLGVTQQLSSFETEFNTQPQRNVQGDFNPFASPQKNKHDATDNSFKDPGGAWERTQEPIQQDENGLSHNAVNRASNGLQTNLSVVTYGQGIHGPYPFGQS, from the exons ATGGAGGGCACGGACATGGACGTGGACGCGGAGCTCATGCAGAAGTTCAGCTGCATGGGCACCACGGACAAGGACGTCCTCATTTCGGAGTTTCAGAGGCTGCTGGGCTTTCAGCTAAACCCAGCCGGCTGCGCCTTCTTCCTGGACATGACCAACTG GAACCTGCAGGCTGCTATTGGTGCATATTATGACTTTGAGAGTCCCAGTGTCAACACGCCATCCATGTCCTTTGTTGAAGATGTGACAATTGGGGAAGGAGAGTCTGTTCCTCCAGATACACCGTTCACAAAGACCTGGAgaatacaaaacacag GTGCGGAGTCGTGGCCACCTGGGGTTTGTCTCAAGTACATTGGTGGGGATCAGTTTGGGCATGTAAACACAGTTATGGTAAAGTCACTAGACCCCCAGGAAATATCAGATGTGAGCGTGCAGATGCGAAGTCCGTCAGCTCCAGGCATGTACCAGGGCCAGTGGAGGATGTGTACAGCTTCTGGATTATTCTATGGAG ATGTAATCTGGGTGATTCTTAGTGTAGAAATTGGAGGTCTCCTCGGCGTGACCCAGCAGCTGTCCTCCTTCGAGACAGAATTCAACACCCAACCCCAGCGCAATGTCCAGGGAGACTTCAATCCTTTTGCCTCGCCACAGAAGAACAAGCACGACGCCACTGACAACAGCTTCAAAGATCCTGGCGGGGCCTGGGAACGCACACAAGAGCCAATCCAGCAAGATGAAAACGGACTGTCTCATAATGCTGTAAATAGAGCATCAAATGGTCTCCAAACCAATCTTTCTGTGGTCACTTATGGTCAG